The proteins below are encoded in one region of Corynebacterium felinum:
- a CDS encoding carbohydrate-binding domain-containing protein, producing the protein MRSVRLALAILTAGVLTACTHNLPTEEPRTPVPQTADTLTQTNYQRLISVTREENETFEGVHESQWTAVASAEFNPEQDITRGGSYTLSGDLPALTINAPEELVVIRLANATLPSITVQSARNVVVVTEGDNSSGVVRSNVNLTFVGTGQLRITSNSTGISANNVAVLGGALYISADGHGIEAYDSVYVRDAHISIDAGAHGITATDTTDPAHGVIDSARSVLKIAVQKDGLKAGSDVIMESGAYEISAGNNAVNGEELVILKADFNVKAGRKGIECEGDAFILGGIVTIDAEYNGINATTTAVITGGEVNIVRALEGIEALTVLIEGGTINITATDDGINASSGNLPEDRPNYFKPSITITGGDLSINAGTDGIDSNGELRITNGKVRIFVQDPGNNGFFDVDGSFEITGGTVFAAGKDHEPIGVTLGAPWIREPMDIGIGEAISIRDAKDTVILEELVEVEVRQIFFSSPELKAGETYTISAESGSKEVEAKKPAVR; encoded by the coding sequence ATGCGATCTGTGCGTTTAGCCCTCGCCATTTTAACCGCAGGAGTCCTTACTGCTTGTACCCACAATCTTCCAACCGAAGAACCGCGGACCCCAGTACCCCAAACCGCCGATACTTTGACCCAAACGAACTATCAGCGTTTGATCTCCGTCACCAGGGAAGAAAACGAAACCTTTGAAGGCGTACACGAGTCCCAATGGACCGCAGTCGCCTCCGCTGAATTCAACCCTGAGCAAGACATTACCCGCGGGGGTAGCTATACCCTCAGCGGCGACTTGCCCGCTTTAACCATTAATGCCCCCGAGGAACTGGTTGTCATTCGGTTGGCCAATGCCACACTTCCATCGATCACTGTGCAATCCGCCCGCAACGTTGTAGTGGTAACCGAGGGCGATAACAGCAGTGGTGTGGTGCGCTCGAACGTCAATCTCACGTTCGTTGGCACCGGCCAATTACGTATTACCAGTAACAGCACGGGCATTTCCGCAAACAATGTCGCAGTCCTTGGTGGTGCACTCTATATTTCTGCCGACGGACACGGCATTGAGGCCTACGACTCCGTCTATGTCCGCGATGCCCACATTTCTATTGATGCCGGCGCTCACGGCATTACCGCAACGGATACAACCGATCCTGCACATGGTGTCATTGATTCTGCCCGCAGTGTGTTAAAAATTGCGGTACAAAAAGACGGACTCAAAGCTGGCTCGGATGTGATTATGGAAAGCGGCGCCTATGAAATTTCCGCCGGAAACAATGCAGTCAACGGTGAAGAACTGGTGATCTTGAAGGCAGACTTCAATGTGAAGGCTGGCCGCAAGGGTATTGAATGCGAAGGCGACGCCTTTATTCTCGGCGGGATCGTCACCATTGATGCGGAATATAACGGCATCAACGCCACCACGACCGCTGTGATTACTGGCGGCGAAGTCAATATCGTGCGCGCCTTGGAGGGTATTGAGGCACTGACCGTACTCATTGAAGGTGGCACGATCAATATCACCGCAACCGATGATGGCATCAATGCGTCCTCTGGCAACTTGCCGGAAGATCGCCCCAACTACTTCAAGCCTTCGATCACCATTACCGGTGGCGACCTGTCTATCAATGCTGGCACCGACGGCATCGATTCCAATGGCGAGTTGCGAATCACCAACGGCAAGGTGCGAATTTTCGTCCAAGATCCGGGCAATAATGGGTTCTTTGATGTGGATGGATCTTTTGAAATCACTGGTGGCACGGTCTTTGCCGCGGGTAAGGATCATGAACCGATCGGCGTGACCTTAGGTGCGCCATGGATTCGAGAACCGATGGATATTGGCATCGGTGAGGCCATTTCGATCCGTGATGCTAAAGACACAGTGATTCTCGAAGAACTGGTGGAGGTCGAGGTGCGTCAGATCTTCTTCAGCAGCCCCGAGCTGAAGGCAGGGGAGACCTACACCATTTCGGCCGAGTCCGGATCAAAGGAAGTCGAAGCCAAAAAGCCGGCCGTGCGTTAA